One window of the Hemitrygon akajei chromosome 5, sHemAka1.3, whole genome shotgun sequence genome contains the following:
- the atp5pf gene encoding ATP synthase-coupling factor 6, mitochondrial, producing MILQRLFRFSTALRSALSLQLQRNIGFTAIAFNKTKNLDPIQKLFIDKIRDYDVKSKKAGGVVDAGPEFQKNMEQEITKLQRLYGGGDLEKFPDFKFEEPKFEEVSK from the exons ATGATTCTCCAACGCCTCTTCCGGTTCTCCACGGCCCTACGGTCTGCCCTTTCCCTTCAACTCCAGCGGAACATCGGCTTCACGGCCATTGCCTTCAACAAGACCAAGAATCTCGACCCCATCCAGAAGCTCTTCATTGATAAGATTCGTGACTATGACGTTAAAAGCAA GAAAGCTGGTGGCGTTGTTGATGCTGGCCCAGAGTTTCAGAAGAACATGGAGCAGGAGATAACCAAGTTGCAGCGACTCTATGGTGGAGGAGATCTTGAGAAGTTCCCAGATTTTAAATTTGAGG AACCAAAATTTGAAGAAGTCAGCAAGTGA